The genomic interval TATGAAAGTAATCACACGAAGACCATCGACGAGCTTACATCCAAGGTGGAGAAGAAACAATCTTGCTTTCAGAATTACATCGATCTCATCGATCAAGAGAAGAAGTGTGTGGATAATGCTACAAAGCATTGTACAGATGACATCAACAAAGCATATGATGAAGCAGTTCAGCAGTTGACAGAGAAGAGAGAAATCCTACTTGGTGAAGTCAAGGGAAAGACTGAAAGAGTAGGGGAAGCCCtagaagaaatgaagaaatcaGCTCAGCAGCGCATCGATCAGTTGATGACCATTGCTGAGATGGTAACCAATAGGAGAAATGCACCAGTAGACATGGATACTTTGGCTGTGTATGACACTTTATGTGAAGACCTACAAGAGGCCTTAAATCAGAAAAATCCTGATTATGAGCAGCCGAATAAAACTAGCGGGAAGGTGAAAAGTTCCAGTTTTGAGAGAAATATCGGAAAGGACGAGCTAGGTCTTGGAAAAATTGTTAATGAGGTTGTAAAGAACATTTCTTTGCCTACTAAAAATAGCATGAATGCCATGATAAACACACCAGATGGTAGGATGGCTGTAGGATATGGTGAAGCGCGTGGTGTGAACATCTTCTCTGCTGATGGTCATCTCCAGCAGACAGTCCTCAAGGATGTTAGGATTGATTCATTAGGTTTCCTCTCTGATGGTCGATGTGTTGTAATTGATAAGTCAAACACTGTAGCACTGTACACACAAGAGTTCACAAAGTTGGATGTGATGTTTGAGACTCTGAATCACGCTGAAGGTGGGTTTTCTGACCTCACTGTTGATAGTGATGATCTGATCTATGTTAGCTACAGGAAACCCACGAAGATCCAAGTGTTCTCATCAGCAGGTGGGAAGGCAATCAAGGAGATACCATGCCACGGATATGTGCCTTGGCAAATCGCTTCTTACAATAATTCACTAATCATAAGTTCATATAATACTGTACGATTGATAGACAAAGAAGGTGATATAAAGCATACATTAACCAAACCAAGTAAAACATACCTATACGCTGCAGTGTCTCAAAGCAATACAATCCTGATAGCCACGGTGAAGTACGATGAAGGTTTGGTGAGCATCGATGAGTACACAGACGAGCCGAAGCACGTTCGGAACTTCGTTATTGAGTACAAGATTGAGAAGCCTACGAGAAATTGGTATTATCTCCAGCAGTACCGATCAGGAGAGATCGCCTTCTGCACTTCTGATAACCTCTATATTATGATAACATAAAATAATGGATGAAACCGCAAGAAATACGTCGtataataaaattgaaaacagCGTTAAAAATTGACTTTCTAGATGACATAAATTTCTTCATAAAGTTCTTCAACTTTCCTAGAAAAAATCCAAAATTATCAGTAACCGGCACTTTCGCTGTGTCTTTATTTTACGATGCTTAAGCTCATCAGAAGTGAATAGAATGTGGATATAAACTTTGACATAATGGTTAAAAGTAGTCCAAGacattattaaaaaacaatctGTTTTCAGATGTCTCGGTATTTTCTTATCCAATCCCGATCAAATTGAATTTATCTGACTGATTTgtggaaaatgtaataaatgaaatgaatcaataaaaaatgcaataaatgaatttttaattgataaaattGTATTGCTACATTCATGCcaatatatcaatttcaaatgcaAACACAATTTAATGTAAAAGATTGAAGAACCCTTTAATGATCAACGGTGACATTTCAGATATTCACCATGTACAGTATGGTTAAACAGGATTGCTtagaatataaagaaacatttatgaaaatatgaaaattaatggATGATTTACAACAATTCTGAAT from Lytechinus pictus isolate F3 Inbred chromosome 2, Lp3.0, whole genome shotgun sequence carries:
- the LOC129272752 gene encoding tripartite motif-containing protein 2-like, which codes for MAEELKETISQSLECPVCLTTFTDPKILSCSHTYCKVCLEKLLESRGDDQMIRCPVCRDDTQVPNQDVSKLPASLALRNLIEDVKNQHQICTNCDSEDKPKAVVYCQDCGKYLCNTCHNMHSQWKDFVNHEIIAMSEISSGKVSIRRYRKCRTHPKEDEECFCSNCKRFTCFRCAVMEHKDQGHQVIESAAYESNHTKTIDELTSKVEKKQSCFQNYIDLIDQEKKCVDNATKHCTDDINKAYDEAVQQLTEKREILLGEVKGKTERVGEALEEMKKSAQQRIDQLMTIAEMVTNRRNAPVDMDTLAVYDTLCEDLQEALNQKNPDYEQPNKTSGKVKSSSFERNIGKDELGLGKIVNEVVKNISLPTKNSMNAMINTPDGRMAVGYGEARGVNIFSADGHLQQTVLKDVRIDSLGFLSDGRCVVIDKSNTVALYTQEFTKLDVMFETLNHAEGGFSDLTVDSDDLIYVSYRKPTKIQVFSSAGGKAIKEIPCHGYVPWQIASYNNSLIISSYNTVRLIDKEGDIKHTLTKPSKTYLYAAVSQSNTILIATVKYDEGLVSIDEYTDEPKHVRNFVIEYKIEKPTRNWYYLQQYRSGEIAFCTSDNLYIMIT